From a single Streptomyces liliifuscus genomic region:
- a CDS encoding MmcQ/YjbR family DNA-binding protein, with translation MQDAEDVRRICLSLPDTTEKIAWSMPTFRVAGKMFATLPEEETSIAVRCPKEERDELVLAEPGKFWIADHEAGFAWVRVRLAALEDSDELRDILADSWRQAAPTRLLESYPELGLPADG, from the coding sequence ATGCAGGATGCCGAAGACGTACGCCGAATCTGTCTCTCTCTGCCGGACACGACGGAGAAGATCGCCTGGAGCATGCCCACCTTCCGGGTCGCGGGGAAGATGTTCGCCACGCTGCCCGAGGAGGAGACCTCCATCGCCGTGCGCTGCCCCAAGGAGGAGCGCGACGAGTTGGTGCTGGCCGAGCCCGGGAAGTTCTGGATCGCCGACCACGAGGCGGGCTTCGCCTGGGTGCGTGTGCGGCTCGCGGCCCTTGAGGACTCGGACGAGTTGCGTGACATCCTCGCGGACTCCTGGCGGCAGGCGGCTCCGACCCGACTGCTGGAGTCCTACCCGGAATTGGGGCTTCCGGCGGATGGGTGA
- a CDS encoding LysR family transcriptional regulator — protein sequence MIEARRLHILRAVADHRTVTAAAAALYLTPSAVSQQLTALEQETGHRLVERSARGVRLTPAGEILLSHTNAVLAQLEKAEAELAAYDSGSAGTVTVASFATGIGLVVAPAVARLARTAPGIRIRVQDAEGDASLPMVLDRQVDVAVAVEYRGAPDADDPRLAHIPLYAEPFDAVVPVSHRLADRTEVPLAELAKDPWIGPYPGNPCHDVVVLACEHAGFQPRLEHSSDDFRAVVALASADAGVALVPRSALSGMDLSGVVVRPVDGVAPTRRVFAAVRRGAEEHPLIRPVLEALGEAAPVG from the coding sequence ATGATCGAAGCGCGGCGGCTCCACATCCTCCGTGCGGTGGCGGACCATCGCACGGTGACGGCCGCTGCCGCCGCGCTCTACCTCACGCCCTCCGCCGTCTCGCAACAGCTGACGGCTTTGGAGCAGGAGACGGGCCACCGCCTGGTGGAGCGCAGTGCCAGGGGCGTACGCCTGACTCCGGCCGGCGAGATCCTGCTCAGCCACACCAACGCGGTCCTCGCCCAGCTGGAGAAGGCCGAGGCGGAGCTCGCCGCGTACGACTCGGGTTCGGCGGGCACGGTCACGGTCGCCTCCTTCGCGACCGGTATCGGCCTGGTCGTCGCGCCCGCCGTCGCCCGGCTCGCGCGGACCGCGCCCGGCATCCGCATCCGCGTCCAGGACGCCGAGGGCGACGCCAGTCTGCCGATGGTGCTCGACCGGCAGGTCGACGTGGCGGTCGCCGTCGAGTACCGCGGCGCCCCGGACGCCGACGACCCGCGCCTCGCACACATCCCGCTGTACGCCGAACCGTTCGACGCCGTCGTCCCGGTGAGCCACCGCCTCGCCGACCGTACGGAGGTGCCGCTCGCCGAGCTGGCCAAGGACCCGTGGATCGGCCCGTACCCCGGAAACCCCTGCCACGACGTCGTGGTCCTGGCCTGTGAGCACGCCGGATTCCAGCCCCGACTCGAGCACTCCTCGGACGACTTCCGTGCGGTCGTCGCGCTCGCTTCGGCGGACGCGGGGGTCGCCCTGGTGCCGCGCTCGGCCCTGAGCGGCATGGATCTCTCGGGTGTGGTCGTACGCCCTGTCGACGGGGTCGCACCCACGCGCCGGGTCTTCGCCGCCGTGCGCCGGGGAGCAGAGGAGCATCCGCTGATCCGGCCGGTACTGGAGGCGCTGGGCGAGGCCGCACCGGTGGGATGA
- a CDS encoding GAF domain-containing protein, translating into MTYDPPRPAGRLLLTPEDKEAPARTRRLRVLGLGQHTEPALDAFADRLAELAGAPYAMVNFIDEERQFFAGLHIPDGPVPAGPSADARTDHADAVKPRIGRYMARDHGFCPHVVVRHKALVLEDVRDYPRFAGNPVVDEFGIHSYLGAPLIDRTGIALGTVCVADVEPRPWGRAGLDTIKSMAAELVERIELREGGF; encoded by the coding sequence ATGACGTACGACCCGCCACGCCCGGCCGGTCGGCTGCTGCTCACCCCCGAGGACAAGGAGGCCCCCGCCAGAACACGGCGGCTGCGGGTGCTCGGTCTGGGTCAGCACACGGAGCCGGCCCTCGACGCGTTCGCGGACCGGCTCGCCGAGCTCGCCGGGGCGCCGTACGCGATGGTCAACTTCATCGACGAGGAGCGGCAGTTCTTCGCGGGCCTGCACATCCCCGACGGCCCCGTCCCGGCCGGGCCGTCGGCCGATGCCCGTACGGATCACGCGGACGCCGTGAAACCGAGGATCGGCCGCTATATGGCCCGGGACCATGGCTTCTGCCCCCATGTGGTCGTCCGCCACAAGGCACTGGTGCTTGAGGACGTCCGCGACTATCCCCGCTTCGCCGGCAACCCGGTCGTCGACGAGTTCGGCATCCACTCCTATCTCGGTGCCCCGCTCATCGACCGCACGGGCATCGCGCTCGGCACGGTGTGCGTCGCCGACGTCGAGCCCCGGCCGTGGGGGCGGGCGGGGCTCGACACCATCAAGTCGATGGCGGCGGAGCTGGTCGAGCGGATCGAGTTGCGGGAAGGCGGGTTCTGA
- the tdh gene encoding L-threonine 3-dehydrogenase, with the protein MKALVKEKAEPGLRLMDVPEPGVGPGDVLIKVLRTGICGTDLHIRNWDGWAQQSIRTPLVIGHEFVGEVVETGRDVGEIAVGDRVSGEGHLVCGKCRNCQAGRRHLCRATVGLGVGRDGAFAEYVALPASNVWVHRVPVDLDVAAIFDPFGNAVHTALSFPLVGEDVLITGAGPIGLMAAAVAKHAGARHVVVTDVSEERLELARKIGVSLALNVAESTIGDGQRTLGLREGFDVGLEMSGNPVAMRDMLANMTHGGKIAMLGLPSEEFAVDWSRIVTSMITIKGIYGREMFETWYAMSVLLEGGLDLAPVITGRYGYRDYEAAFADAASGRGGKVILDWTA; encoded by the coding sequence TTGAAGGCGCTGGTCAAGGAGAAGGCTGAGCCGGGACTCCGGCTCATGGACGTGCCGGAGCCGGGCGTCGGACCCGGAGACGTACTGATCAAGGTCCTCAGGACCGGGATCTGCGGCACCGACCTGCACATACGCAACTGGGACGGCTGGGCACAGCAGTCGATCAGAACCCCGCTCGTGATCGGCCACGAGTTCGTGGGCGAGGTCGTCGAGACGGGCCGCGACGTAGGCGAGATCGCCGTGGGCGACCGGGTCAGCGGCGAGGGCCACCTCGTGTGCGGCAAGTGCCGCAACTGCCAGGCCGGGCGGCGCCATCTGTGCCGCGCCACGGTGGGACTCGGCGTCGGCCGCGACGGCGCGTTCGCCGAGTACGTCGCGCTGCCCGCGTCCAACGTGTGGGTGCACCGCGTCCCCGTCGACCTCGACGTCGCCGCGATCTTCGACCCCTTCGGCAACGCCGTGCACACCGCGCTGTCGTTCCCGCTGGTCGGAGAGGACGTACTGATCACCGGCGCGGGACCCATCGGCCTGATGGCCGCCGCCGTCGCCAAGCACGCAGGCGCCCGGCACGTCGTGGTCACCGACGTCAGCGAGGAGCGCCTGGAGCTCGCCCGCAAGATCGGCGTCAGCCTCGCGCTGAACGTCGCCGAGTCGACCATCGGCGACGGGCAGCGCACGCTCGGCCTGCGCGAGGGCTTCGACGTCGGCCTGGAGATGTCCGGCAATCCCGTCGCGATGCGCGACATGCTCGCCAACATGACGCACGGCGGCAAGATCGCCATGCTCGGACTGCCGTCCGAGGAGTTCGCCGTCGACTGGTCCCGGATCGTCACCTCCATGATCACGATCAAGGGGATCTACGGCCGCGAGATGTTCGAGACCTGGTACGCGATGTCGGTCCTCCTCGAAGGCGGCCTCGACCTCGCCCCCGTGATCACCGGCCGCTACGGCTACCGCGACTACGAGGCGGCGTTCGCCGACGCGGCGAGCGGCCGCGGCGGGAAGGTCATCCTCGACTGGACTGCGTAA
- a CDS encoding Gfo/Idh/MocA family protein, translating into MTDLRLGALGCGLRGSLARIAHRPGRGSRVTVVAEHDPALRDRAADSVPGVRTVEDYRKVVDDPDVDAVLVLTPDHTHADIACEALRAGKPVFVEKPLDITIERCDLVLRTAFETGTRLYVGHNMRHMPVIRLMRDLVLRGDIGTVKTVWVRHFVGYGGDWYFKDWHAERRCTTGLLLQKGAHDLDVLHWLAGGYTRQVQAFGDLMVYGGNPHRRSPGEPKSDDWYTEDGHWPPHTQRALNPVIDVEDVSIVNMRLDNGVLAAYQQCHFTPDYWRNYTVVGDAGRLENFGDGPGGVVKVWNSRRSGYRAEADAEYAVPDVEQDAEHGGADPVLIDEFLRFAREGGRTDTSPVSARMAVAAGFRATESLRGGGVPYEVPPLDAELAAYFERGQTR; encoded by the coding sequence ATGACCGACCTGCGTCTCGGCGCCCTCGGCTGCGGCCTGCGCGGTTCGCTCGCGCGCATCGCCCACCGGCCCGGCCGGGGCTCCCGCGTGACCGTCGTCGCCGAACACGACCCGGCACTGCGGGACCGCGCCGCCGACAGCGTCCCCGGCGTCCGGACCGTCGAGGACTACCGCAAGGTCGTCGACGACCCGGACGTCGACGCCGTGCTCGTCCTCACCCCGGACCACACCCATGCCGACATCGCCTGCGAGGCCCTGCGCGCGGGCAAGCCCGTCTTCGTCGAGAAGCCCCTGGACATCACCATCGAGCGCTGCGACCTCGTCCTGCGCACGGCCTTCGAGACCGGCACCCGGCTGTACGTGGGCCACAACATGCGCCACATGCCGGTGATCCGGCTGATGCGCGACCTCGTCCTGCGCGGCGACATCGGCACGGTCAAAACGGTGTGGGTACGTCACTTCGTCGGCTACGGAGGCGACTGGTACTTCAAGGACTGGCACGCCGAACGCCGGTGCACCACCGGCCTGTTGCTGCAGAAGGGCGCCCACGACCTCGACGTACTGCACTGGCTCGCGGGCGGATACACCCGGCAGGTACAGGCGTTCGGCGACCTCATGGTGTACGGAGGCAATCCGCACCGCCGGTCGCCGGGCGAGCCGAAGTCCGACGACTGGTACACGGAGGATGGCCACTGGCCACCGCACACCCAGCGGGCGCTCAACCCCGTCATCGACGTCGAGGACGTGTCGATCGTCAACATGCGCCTGGACAACGGGGTGTTGGCCGCCTACCAGCAGTGCCACTTCACCCCCGACTACTGGCGCAACTACACGGTCGTCGGCGACGCGGGCCGCCTGGAGAACTTCGGGGACGGGCCCGGGGGAGTGGTGAAGGTGTGGAACTCCAGGCGCTCCGGGTACCGGGCCGAGGCGGACGCCGAGTACGCGGTGCCCGATGTGGAGCAGGACGCCGAGCACGGGGGCGCGGACCCGGTGCTGATCGACGAGTTCCTGCGGTTCGCACGCGAGGGAGGGCGCACCGACACGTCCCCGGTTTCCGCGCGGATGGCGGTGGCGGCGGGATTCCGGGCCACCGAGTCGCTGCGCGGGGGTGGCGTTCCGTACGAGGTGCCGCCGCTGGACGCGGAACTGGCCGCTTACTTCGAGAGGGGGCAGACACGCTGA
- a CDS encoding GTP-binding protein: protein MDYDDSSDPFPTALKILVAGGFGVGKTTFVGAVSEIAPLSTEELLTTVGAATDNLEGVENKVETTVAMDFGRITLDQEHVLYLFGTPGQERFWFMWDELSEGALGAVILADTRRLEDCFAAVDFFEQRGLGFIVAVNEFDGGFRYDPEEVRAAIDLDPEVPVVRCDARISSSGVQTLLTLVRHLLAHAPSHAPSHGAHT, encoded by the coding sequence ATGGACTACGACGACAGCTCTGACCCCTTTCCCACCGCCTTGAAGATCCTGGTGGCGGGAGGGTTCGGAGTGGGAAAGACCACCTTCGTCGGCGCGGTGAGCGAGATCGCGCCGCTCAGCACGGAGGAGTTGCTGACCACGGTCGGCGCCGCGACCGACAATCTCGAAGGCGTCGAGAACAAGGTCGAGACGACCGTCGCGATGGACTTCGGCCGTATCACCCTCGATCAGGAACACGTGTTGTACCTGTTCGGCACGCCCGGACAGGAGCGGTTCTGGTTCATGTGGGACGAGCTCTCCGAAGGCGCGCTCGGCGCGGTCATCCTCGCCGACACCCGCCGCCTGGAGGACTGCTTCGCCGCCGTCGACTTCTTCGAACAGCGCGGCCTGGGATTCATCGTCGCCGTCAACGAGTTCGACGGAGGATTCCGCTACGACCCGGAGGAGGTGCGGGCGGCCATCGACCTCGACCCGGAGGTGCCGGTCGTGCGCTGCGACGCCCGGATCTCCAGCTCGGGAGTGCAGACCCTGCTCACCCTCGTCCGCCACCTCCTCGCCCACGCCCCCTCGCACGCCCCCAGCCACGGAGCCCACACATGA
- a CDS encoding MFS transporter: MSDGAGSRKVWSRDFGLFFTARAVAKLGDTMLPVALAAGLLQHGYGVGAVGLAMAASAACFAGLVIFGGVFADRFSTRLLMIGADVVRLGSQSVAATLFFTGHVVLWQICVIGAVNGAAAAIFEPGVASTVPRLATDVQAANGAIRVAESTAQLAGPALAGLLVAFASPGGVFAAHATTYALSALCLLLLRLPPAHPDHRARTNGFGADLVQGWREFRSRTWLWGVIVIWCVLMISVWGPTVPLVATEVVQEHGPRAYGLVNSALGAGTVIGGLIALRLRPRHMLRAGSLALFSFACFPAAVGAGFGVAAMAAGAAIAGAGLSFWGVMWATSVQTQVPPDALNRIHAYDIAGSLAMMPVGQALAGPAAAALGADNVLLVAGAMTLVVATALLSVPAIRGLVRAEAPTSRSLPLPNGSAGVAARPTGTGGGDRQGAGQEHRQGKGQTCTGGTT; encoded by the coding sequence GTGAGTGACGGGGCCGGGTCCCGGAAGGTCTGGTCGCGGGATTTCGGGCTGTTCTTCACCGCGCGGGCCGTCGCCAAGCTCGGCGACACGATGTTGCCGGTGGCGCTGGCGGCGGGACTGCTGCAGCACGGCTACGGGGTGGGGGCCGTCGGCCTGGCCATGGCCGCGTCGGCCGCCTGCTTCGCGGGTCTGGTGATCTTCGGCGGGGTCTTCGCCGACCGGTTCAGCACCCGTCTGCTGATGATCGGCGCCGATGTGGTGCGGCTGGGCAGCCAGTCCGTCGCCGCCACGCTGTTCTTCACCGGCCACGTGGTGCTCTGGCAGATCTGTGTGATCGGCGCGGTCAACGGCGCGGCGGCCGCGATCTTCGAGCCCGGCGTCGCCAGCACGGTGCCTCGGCTCGCCACCGACGTCCAGGCGGCCAACGGCGCCATACGCGTCGCCGAGTCCACGGCCCAGCTGGCGGGCCCCGCGCTCGCCGGCCTGCTGGTCGCCTTCGCCTCACCCGGCGGAGTCTTCGCGGCCCACGCCACGACATACGCCCTGAGCGCCCTCTGCCTCCTGCTGCTCCGGCTGCCTCCTGCCCACCCCGACCACCGGGCCCGCACCAACGGCTTCGGGGCCGATCTCGTCCAGGGCTGGCGGGAGTTCAGATCACGGACGTGGCTCTGGGGAGTCATCGTCATCTGGTGCGTCCTGATGATCTCCGTCTGGGGTCCGACGGTCCCGCTCGTCGCGACGGAGGTCGTCCAGGAGCACGGGCCGCGCGCCTACGGCCTGGTCAACTCCGCCCTCGGCGCGGGCACGGTCATAGGCGGCCTGATCGCACTGCGGCTGCGTCCCCGGCACATGCTTCGCGCGGGTTCGCTCGCCCTCTTCTCCTTCGCCTGTTTCCCGGCCGCCGTCGGAGCGGGCTTCGGAGTGGCGGCGATGGCGGCCGGTGCGGCGATAGCGGGCGCGGGCCTGTCGTTCTGGGGCGTCATGTGGGCGACCAGCGTGCAGACCCAGGTCCCGCCCGATGCCCTCAACCGCATCCACGCCTACGACATCGCCGGCTCCCTGGCCATGATGCCGGTCGGCCAGGCCCTCGCGGGCCCGGCCGCGGCGGCCCTCGGCGCGGACAACGTCCTCCTCGTGGCCGGCGCCATGACCCTCGTCGTGGCGACGGCCCTGCTCTCGGTGCCCGCGATACGAGGCCTGGTGCGGGCCGAGGCACCGACGTCGCGGTCGCTGCCGCTGCCGAACGGGTCGGCGGGGGTCGCCGCCCGACCCACGGGCACCGGCGGAGGAGACAGACAGGGGGCCGGACAAGAACACAGACAAGGGAAGGGACAGACATGCACAGGCGGCACGACCTGA
- a CDS encoding DUF2264 domain-containing protein — protein MPAPHVSLPPIDHVLSPHTGWTRAHWETLADRQLEALVPYATPGLAQYRLPGRASWSGVVSDGLEGFARSFLLASFRIAGARGDVDPRLTERYARGLTTGTDRDSGEAWPELTDCSPQMAEAASIAVALHETRPWIWDRLHTEAQERVVDWLWGFVGRRTWDNHWRLYQVVAEQFLASVGAPHRQDDIDAGLDRLDDWYVGDGWYSDGDGRTFDYHNAWTMHLYPLLWCRMTGGDGGGRGHVYRERLARYLADHPRFFGADGAPVHHGRSLTYRFATTAPVWMGALAGCTPLEPGLTRRLASGAVRHFVERGVPDERGLLPLGWYETFLPMTQPYSGPASPYWASMGFLGLLLPPEHPVWTARELPLPVEESDQYTALPAPGWLLHGTKHDGIVRLVNHGSDHNSPSGPAEDDPHYAKFGYSTATAPEAAPHAWERTVDGHIALVTPDGTASRRHTIVPLHCSGRTAASRYSAQLPGSEEEFPIETTSVLRGPWEIRVHRVLAPTGLTVREGGYAVAAETRPTAERGHGWALARTDSGLTSVVVALHGWDEDTGIAREVEANAFGPHSATPYLRCAAGRPSGSGVYVTLLALTRDSVHPQALRESVSCEVEGHEVRITFPEGDTVSV, from the coding sequence ATGCCCGCACCGCACGTGTCCCTGCCGCCCATCGACCACGTCCTGTCGCCGCACACCGGCTGGACGCGGGCGCACTGGGAGACGCTCGCCGACCGGCAGCTCGAAGCCCTGGTCCCGTACGCGACGCCGGGCCTCGCGCAGTACCGGCTGCCCGGGCGGGCCTCGTGGTCGGGTGTGGTGTCGGACGGGCTCGAAGGGTTCGCGCGGTCATTCCTGCTGGCCTCCTTCCGGATCGCCGGGGCGCGGGGTGACGTGGATCCCCGTCTCACAGAACGCTACGCGCGGGGTCTGACAACGGGCACCGACCGCGACAGCGGCGAGGCCTGGCCCGAACTCACCGACTGCTCCCCGCAGATGGCGGAGGCCGCCTCGATCGCCGTGGCGCTGCACGAGACCCGCCCCTGGATCTGGGACCGGCTGCACACCGAGGCGCAGGAGCGGGTCGTGGACTGGCTGTGGGGTTTTGTGGGCCGCCGCACCTGGGACAACCACTGGCGGCTCTACCAGGTGGTGGCCGAACAGTTCCTGGCCTCGGTCGGCGCGCCCCACCGCCAGGACGACATCGACGCCGGGCTCGACCGCCTCGACGACTGGTACGTCGGAGACGGCTGGTACAGCGACGGCGACGGCCGGACCTTCGACTACCACAACGCCTGGACCATGCACCTGTACCCGCTGCTGTGGTGCCGGATGACCGGCGGAGACGGCGGCGGCCGCGGCCACGTCTACCGGGAGCGGCTCGCCCGGTACCTCGCCGACCACCCGCGGTTCTTCGGCGCGGACGGTGCCCCCGTGCACCACGGCCGCTCCCTGACGTACCGTTTCGCCACCACCGCGCCGGTATGGATGGGCGCCCTCGCCGGCTGTACGCCGCTGGAGCCGGGACTCACCCGACGGCTGGCGTCGGGCGCGGTACGGCACTTCGTGGAGCGGGGCGTGCCCGACGAGCGCGGGCTGCTGCCGCTCGGCTGGTACGAAACGTTCCTGCCGATGACCCAGCCGTACTCGGGGCCCGCGTCCCCGTACTGGGCGAGCATGGGCTTCCTCGGGCTGCTGCTGCCTCCGGAGCACCCGGTGTGGACGGCACGCGAACTGCCGCTGCCCGTCGAGGAGTCGGACCAGTACACCGCGCTCCCGGCCCCGGGCTGGCTGTTGCACGGCACGAAACACGACGGCATCGTCCGCCTGGTCAATCACGGCAGCGACCACAACTCCCCGTCCGGGCCCGCCGAGGACGATCCGCACTACGCGAAGTTCGGCTACTCGACGGCGACCGCGCCCGAGGCGGCTCCCCACGCCTGGGAGCGGACCGTGGACGGACACATCGCGCTGGTGACCCCGGACGGCACCGCGTCCCGCCGGCACACCATCGTTCCGCTGCACTGCTCCGGGCGGACGGCCGCTTCCCGCTACAGCGCCCAACTGCCGGGCAGTGAGGAGGAGTTCCCGATCGAGACGACGAGCGTGCTGCGCGGTCCCTGGGAGATACGCGTGCACCGGGTGCTCGCGCCGACCGGCCTGACCGTCCGGGAGGGCGGCTACGCGGTCGCCGCCGAAACCCGGCCCACCGCCGAGCGGGGCCACGGCTGGGCACTGGCCCGCACGGACAGCGGGCTGACCAGTGTGGTCGTCGCGCTGCACGGCTGGGACGAGGACACGGGCATCGCGCGCGAGGTCGAGGCCAACGCCTTCGGCCCGCACTCCGCGACGCCGTACCTCCGGTGCGCGGCGGGCCGTCCTAGCGGCTCCGGCGTGTACGTCACGCTGCTCGCGCTGACACGGGACTCCGTACACCCGCAGGCGTTACGGGAATCGGTGTCCTGCGAGGTCGAGGGGCACGAGGTCCGGATCACGTTCCCCGAAGGGGACACCGTCTCGGTGTGA
- a CDS encoding glycine C-acetyltransferase — MFDSVRDDLRTTLDEIRAAGLHKPERVIGSPQSATVNVTAGGRPGEVLNFCANNYLGLADHPEVIAAAHEALDRWGYGMASVRFICGTQEVHKELEQRLSAFLGQEDTILYSSCFDANGGVFETLLGEEDAVISDALNHASIIDGIRLSKARRLRYANRDLADLEQQLKEAAGARRRLIVTDGVFSMDGYVAPLREICDLADRYDAMVMVDDSHAVGFVGPGGRGTPELHGVMDRVDIITGTLGKALGGASGGYVAARAEIVALLRQRSRPYLFSNTLAPVIAAASLKVLDLLESAGDLREHLAANTALFRSRMTEEGFDILPGDHAIAPVMIGDAAVAGRMAELLLDRGVYVIGFSYPVVPQGRARIRVQLSAAHSTEDVNRAVDAFVAARAELEAEGAAAKA; from the coding sequence ATGTTCGACTCCGTACGCGATGACCTCCGCACCACCCTCGACGAGATCCGCGCCGCGGGACTGCACAAGCCCGAGCGCGTCATCGGCAGCCCGCAGTCCGCGACCGTGAACGTCACCGCGGGCGGCCGCCCCGGTGAGGTCCTCAACTTCTGCGCGAACAACTACCTCGGCCTCGCCGACCACCCCGAGGTCATCGCCGCCGCCCACGAGGCCCTCGACCGCTGGGGATACGGCATGGCCTCCGTGCGCTTCATCTGCGGTACGCAGGAGGTGCACAAGGAGCTCGAACAGCGCCTCTCCGCCTTTCTCGGCCAGGAGGACACGATCCTCTACTCCTCCTGCTTCGACGCCAACGGCGGAGTCTTCGAAACCCTCCTCGGCGAGGAGGACGCGGTGATCTCCGACGCCCTCAACCACGCGTCGATCATCGACGGCATCCGCCTCTCGAAGGCACGCCGCCTGCGCTACGCCAACCGTGATCTCGCGGACCTGGAACAGCAGTTGAAGGAGGCCGCGGGCGCCCGCCGCAGGCTGATCGTCACCGACGGCGTCTTCTCCATGGACGGGTATGTGGCCCCGCTGCGCGAGATCTGCGACCTCGCCGACCGCTACGACGCCATGGTCATGGTCGACGACTCGCACGCCGTCGGCTTCGTCGGCCCCGGCGGCCGCGGAACCCCCGAGCTGCACGGGGTCATGGACCGCGTCGACATCATCACCGGCACCCTCGGCAAGGCACTCGGCGGCGCGTCCGGCGGTTACGTCGCCGCCCGCGCCGAGATCGTCGCCCTGCTGCGCCAGCGCTCGCGCCCGTACCTCTTCTCGAACACCCTGGCCCCCGTGATCGCCGCAGCCTCGCTCAAGGTCCTCGACCTGCTGGAGTCGGCGGGCGACCTGCGCGAGCACCTCGCCGCGAACACCGCGCTGTTCCGCTCCCGGATGACCGAGGAGGGCTTCGACATCCTCCCCGGCGACCACGCCATCGCCCCGGTCATGATCGGCGACGCGGCCGTCGCCGGACGCATGGCGGAGCTGCTCCTGGACCGCGGGGTGTACGTGATCGGCTTCTCGTACCCGGTGGTCCCGCAGGGCCGGGCCCGGATCCGCGTACAGCTGTCCGCCGCGCACTCGACGGAGGACGTGAACCGTGCCGTGGACGCCTTCGTGGCGGCGCGGGCGGAGCTGGAGGCGGAAGGGGCAGCAGCGAAGGCCTGA
- a CDS encoding DUF742 domain-containing protein, whose protein sequence is MTSAGDGPWLDDAAGRLVRPYQVSNGRTRPSTALDLLSQVMATGVTPLGYLGPEHAQALELCRDPVSVAEVAAHLRLPAAVTKVLLSDLVDCGALSMKPPTFHHNPTDRSLLEAVLDGLRRQL, encoded by the coding sequence GTGACCTCGGCCGGCGACGGGCCCTGGCTTGATGACGCGGCCGGACGCCTTGTCCGTCCCTACCAGGTCAGCAACGGCCGGACCCGGCCGAGCACCGCGCTCGATCTTCTGTCGCAGGTGATGGCCACCGGCGTCACCCCTCTCGGCTACCTCGGCCCCGAGCACGCCCAGGCACTCGAACTGTGCCGGGACCCCGTCTCGGTCGCCGAGGTCGCCGCACATCTGAGACTCCCCGCCGCGGTGACCAAGGTGCTGCTGTCCGATCTCGTCGACTGCGGGGCGCTGTCCATGAAGCCCCCGACCTTCCACCACAACCCCACTGACCGGTCTCTTCTGGAGGCAGTGCTCGATGGACTACGACGACAGCTCTGA
- a CDS encoding GNAT family N-acetyltransferase, producing the protein MSTVVRLETDQLLRSVDELADLLTDTVNGGASVGFLAPLDRAAAVDWWRGRADALAEGGLAVWAAYTRGRIIGTVSLAFPDKPNSSHRAEVVKLMVHREGRGKGLGRSLLATAERAAAEAGVTLLNLDTETDSPAESLYRSAGWTRAGVIPDYARTPDGVLRPTTIFYKYVVAAEVSEPAASR; encoded by the coding sequence ATGAGCACGGTGGTCCGGCTGGAGACCGACCAACTGCTCCGATCCGTCGACGAGTTGGCCGACCTGCTGACCGACACCGTCAACGGCGGGGCGTCGGTCGGATTCCTCGCCCCGCTCGACCGAGCCGCCGCCGTCGACTGGTGGCGGGGGCGGGCGGACGCGCTCGCGGAGGGCGGTCTCGCCGTGTGGGCCGCGTACACGCGAGGCCGGATCATCGGCACCGTGAGCCTGGCTTTTCCGGACAAGCCCAACAGCAGTCACCGCGCCGAGGTGGTGAAGCTGATGGTGCACAGGGAGGGGCGCGGAAAGGGACTCGGACGTTCGCTGCTCGCGACGGCCGAACGCGCCGCCGCCGAGGCGGGCGTGACCCTGCTCAACCTCGACACCGAGACGGACAGCCCGGCCGAGTCCCTCTACCGGTCGGCGGGTTGGACCCGGGCGGGTGTCATACCGGACTACGCGCGGACGCCCGACGGGGTGCTTCGTCCTACGACGATCTTCTACAAGTACGTGGTGGCGGCGGAGGTTTCGGAGCCTGCTGCGAGTCGTTGA
- a CDS encoding helix-turn-helix domain-containing protein → MRRDGDADTEVGGPDPVDARLGVRLAELRAERGWSLGELAERSGVSRSTLSRAERAEISPTASLLNRLCGVYGRTMSQLLSEVEAEPALLVRAADQAVWEDRASGFVRRSVSPPHAGLRGELVEGRLAAGADIAYDRPPVPGLEQHIWVLDGRLEVTAQDAGHRLDAGDCLRLRVWGPTRFRCTGPEDARYVLAVVLP, encoded by the coding sequence ATGAGACGTGATGGAGATGCTGACACGGAGGTCGGTGGACCGGACCCCGTCGATGCCCGTCTCGGCGTGCGGCTGGCCGAGCTGCGGGCCGAACGGGGCTGGTCCCTGGGCGAGTTGGCGGAGCGCAGCGGGGTGAGCCGGTCGACCCTGTCCCGGGCCGAGCGCGCGGAGATCAGCCCCACGGCCTCGCTCCTGAACCGACTGTGCGGGGTCTACGGCCGCACGATGTCGCAGCTGCTCAGCGAGGTCGAGGCGGAGCCCGCCCTGCTGGTACGGGCCGCCGACCAGGCCGTATGGGAGGACAGGGCGTCCGGGTTCGTACGCCGTTCCGTGTCCCCGCCGCATGCCGGGCTGCGCGGCGAACTCGTCGAGGGACGGCTCGCGGCCGGCGCGGACATCGCGTACGACCGGCCGCCCGTACCCGGCCTCGAACAGCACATCTGGGTGCTCGACGGGCGGCTGGAGGTCACGGCCCAGGACGCCGGGCACCGGCTCGACGCGGGCGACTGTCTGCGGTTGCGGGTGTGGGGGCCGACGCGCTTCCGGTGCACCGGGCCCGAGGACGCGCGCTATGTGCTGGCGGTGGTGCTGCCATGA